The DNA region GCGGGTGGCCGCCCTGCTGGGAGCTGCCCCGAACGGGTGAATTCCCGGAATTGTTTCTCGTCGCTCACTTTCTCGGCCACGTCGGTGACGTGGCTTTCTGTAGGGCCCCTGGCGGGCGTCTGTGAATGGCCTGGACGACGCTCGATATCCGAGCCTTGAGACGGCAACCGCGTTCTGCCTATCTTTTCGACGGCGCCGTGATGACACGGTGACCTGAAATCGGAACACCTCCCGCGGCACCGTCGACGGCCGCCCGCAGACGCGGGAGTTCCTTCGTCGCAGATCAGAGAAAGGGTGGGCGGCCGCGCGAACCATTGTCGCGTCCGGCGGATCCGGAGGGATATCGATGACCGCAGTTGTGACCGAGAACGTCGACCGCGCCCGTTCGTCGTCCGTGGGCCGGTGGGTCAAGCGGACCGCCGTACTGGGTGTCTTCGCCGGGGCCGGTGTCTTCGCCGTGGCCCTGCCCGCGTCGGCCGCCACCACCGACACGTGGGACGCCGTCGCCCAGTGCGAGAGCAGCGGCAACTGGTCGATCAACACCGGCAACGGCTATTACGGGGGGCTGCAGTTCGCCCAGTCGACGTGGGAGGAGTACGGCGGCACCGCGTACGCCGCCCGTGCCGACCTGGCGACCAAGGAGCAGCAGATCGCCATCGCCGAGCGCACCCTGGCCGGTCAGGGCTGGGCCGCCTGGGCCTGCGCCGATGACGTCGGCGCGAGCGGGTCGGGCGACAGTTCCGCCACGGCAGATGGTTCCAGCGCCACCAGCACCGTTGCGGCCGACTCGACGACCACCGAGGACAGCACCACGACGGTG from Nakamurella flava includes:
- a CDS encoding transglycosylase family protein, with the translated sequence MTAVVTENVDRARSSSVGRWVKRTAVLGVFAGAGVFAVALPASAATTDTWDAVAQCESSGNWSINTGNGYYGGLQFAQSTWEEYGGTAYAARADLATKEQQIAIAERTLAGQGWAAWACADDVGASGSGDSSATADGSSATSTVAADSTTTEDSTTTVTSDEATADTGGSGVSTTSDDAAAPTDRGDRGGRSDAGSGERPDGAPADRGADRSAGAGSGGPGTGGGHCAR